From a region of the Labrus mixtus chromosome 5, fLabMix1.1, whole genome shotgun sequence genome:
- the dock5 gene encoding dedicator of cytokinesis protein 5 isoform X2 yields MTRWIPTKKEKYGVAIYNYDPSGEQELCLQVGDTVHILEKLEGWYRGYTLRKKAQKGIFPACYIHLKEATVEGIGQQEIIIPADLPLVQELGATLREWAQIWHKLYVANKTSQFRSVQQMAYSLIEYRSQIVSGTLPKDDLVELRKKVTAKIDYGNRILGLDLVVRDEAGNTLDPDQTSTVSLFRAHETASRSVDDRIQEEKKRQQNLEMRRQTLFSTIHTYSLLMNLKNFVCNIGEDAELLMSLYDPDQSEFISENFLVRWDSMGMPKEIEKLNNLPALFTDLSSSDLMRQRLFLVCQIIRVGSMELKEGKKHTGGLRRPFGVAVMDITDIAHGKTDDEDKQHFIPFQQIAMETYIRQRQLIMSPLIPSRVIGENEPLTAVFNKVIATREVNHKGQGLFVTLKLLPGDLAQVRKDCPHFVDRSTAIVRKMGFPEIILPGNVRNDIYITLLQGEFDRGKKKTPKNVEVILSVHDVEGNPVEKAIFPGAGYDGITVYKSVIFYQVKQPCWNETVKVTIPIEDVCRCHLRVMFRHRSSQDSRDKSEKPFGMAFVRLMREDGTTLKDGRHELIVYKVDVKKADDAKVYLSLPATWAEVEEKEKQTGKQFHHSGVIPVTKDSFQIATLTCSTKLTQNVDLLGLLNWRSNPEALEQNLQRLMEVEGGEIVKFLQDTLDALFNIMMETSEKETYDTLVFNALVFIITLIGDIKFQHFNPVLETYINKHFSATLAYMKLTRVLNYYVGHAEEPVLNERLYAALKALKYLFRFIVQSRVLYLRFYGNSEDGDAFFNSIRTLFLSFNTLMDRPLDEGVKIKGAILKYLPSIINDIQTVFDPVELSVLLAKFIESIPDSQLVRQKLGCMCKMVESDLFRQPDSRDVLLPLVTDQLSGQLDDHSCKPDHEACVHLLSTVLDNLDHKDVGPTRGHVQLIMERLLRRVNRTVISMDRSSLLIGHYLACMTAILKQMDNMHYAHHIGTFKTRQDIIDFLMETFIMFKDLMGNVFPADWMIMNLVQMQVFLRAINQYSDVLNMYFLDQAHFELQLWNNYFHLTVAFLTHTTLQLESFSQEKRNKILNKYGDMRKTIGFKIRDMWYNLGPHKMKFIPAMVGPILEVTLVPEPELRKATIPIFFDMMQCEHNFSPGRTFETFENELITKLDQEVEGGRGDEQYKVLLEKTLLEHCRRHRYLSQSGEELALLLSSLLKNLLAYRTITHDESPEHRMSCTVNVLNFYKEKKREDIYIRYLYKLRDLHLDCENYTEAAYTLLLHAELLEWSDKPCAPHLIPRDGGHVWTQQELKERLFQEIICYLDKGKMWEKAIELGKQLAKMHESHMFDFMELSQLLKKQAKFYEHIMHAMRPQPEYFAVGYYGLGFPSFLRNKMFIYRGKEYEWLEDFTLKLLSQFPNASRMTSTAPPGDNISNSTGQYIQSFTVKPVLTVPQQFKDKGVPEQILNYYRTNEVDQFQYSRPFRKGEKDPDNEFATMWIERTTYITAYHFPGILKWFEVKSVSVKEISPLENAVETMEMANEKLSNLVQQQANDSSLSINPLSMMLSGIVDPAVMGGFSNYEKAFFTDTYIQEHPEDHERIEVLKQLIALQIPLLADGIRIHGEKTTEQLKPLHNRMVTCFQDLREKVEKHYGVITLPCSLTEKKKSRVGSVVMPYILSSTLRRMSTVSTLSNASSGLSSGSASSDGPSCISSHDDRRASVLSRSEEDNRIARKNRKEWSVSKSQVLLERQSDVDVTPPEKQQRPKSLQLGDRRLTLSLFQGVSSHLSLSNPLSPLPASPHTPRTPRSSSYSSLLSDNDVNTIDTPGTPPPMPPKKHPHEIDSPGFSSEFTPPLPMKIESKPPPPPPKTRKSMFPSYEHPPH; encoded by the exons CAATCTACAATTATGATCCGAGTGGAGAGCAGGAGCTGTGTCTACAGGTGGGGGACACGGTGCACATACTTGAGAAATTGGAAG GCTGGTATAGGGGATACACACTACGCAAGAAAGCACAGAAG GGTATTTTCCCAGCATGCTACATCCACTTAAAGGAGGCTACAGTTGAAGGAATAGG CCAGCAGGAAATAATTATTCCAGCAGATTTACCCCTGGTGCAGGAGCTCGGTGCGACTCTGAGAGAATGGGCACAGATATGGCACAAGCTCTATGTG GCGAACAAGACATCCCAGTTCAGGAGTGTTCAGCAGATGGCCTACAGCCTCATTGAGTATCGATCTCAGATAGTGTCAGGAACACTGCCTAAAGATGACCTTGTGGagctcagaaaaaaagtcacagcAAAGATTGATTATGGAAACCG GATTCTGGGACTTGACCTGGTGGTGCGAGATGAAGCAGGGAACACACTGGACCCTGACCAGACCAGTACGGTCAGTCTGTTCAGGGCACACGAGACCGCATCCCGCAGCGTTGATGACAGGATTCAAGAGGAGAAG AAGCGGCAACAAAACCTTGAGATGAGGCGTCAGACCCTGTTCAGTACGATTCATACCTACAGTCTGCTCATGAACCTGAAGAACTTTGTGTGCAACATCGGAGAAGATGCTGAGCTGCTCATGTCTCTGTACGACCCTGACCAGTCCGAGTTCATCAG CGAGAACTTCCTGGTGCGCTGGGACAGTATGGGGATGCCTAAAGAAATTGAAAAGCTGAACAACTTGCCAGCACTATTCACG GACCTGAGCAGCAGTGACTTGATGAGGCAGAGACTCTTCCTGGTGTGTCAGATCATCAGAGTGGGCAGCATGGAGCTCAAAGAGGGCAAGAAACACACCGGAGGACTGAGGAGACCATTTGGTGTGGCTG tgaTGGACATTACAGATATCGCTCACGGCAAAACAGACGACGAGGACAAACAGCATTTCATCCCTTTTCAGCA GATAGCTATGGAAACCTACATCCGTCAGAGGCAGCTCATCATGTCTCCGCTCATCCCCTCTCGAGTCATTGGAGAGAATGAGCCGCTCACCGCCGTCTTCAATAAAGTGATCGCAACGCGGGAGGTCAATCACAAAGGCCAGG GGCTGTTTGTGACCCTGAAGCTCCTCCCTGGGGATCTGGCCCAGGTCAGGAAGGACTGCCCCCACTTTGTCGACCGCAGCACAGCTATCGTCAGGAAAATGGGCTTTCCAGAAATCATCCTCCCAG GAAACGTCAGGAATGATATTTACATAACCTTGCTGCAGGGAGAGTTCGACCGTGGCAAAAAGAAGACGCCGAAAAATGTTGAGGTTATACTCAGTGTGCACGACGTTGAAGGCAATCCAGTGGAG AAAGCGATATTTCCTGGGGCTGGATATGATGGTATCACAGTGTACAAGTCTGTCATCTTCTACCAGGTGAAGCAGCCTTGTTGGAATGAAACAGTCAAG GTGACAATTCCCATTGAAGACGTTTGCCGCTGTCACCTGAGGGTGATGTTCCGACACAGATCTTCCCAGGACT CTCGGGACAAATCGGAGAAGCCCTTCGGTATGGCCTTCGTCCGCCTCATGAGAGAAGATGGGACCACGCTGAAAGACGGAAGGCATGAACTTATCGTCTACAAG GTTGACGTGAAAAAGGCGGACGATGCAAAGGTTTATCTCTCCTTGCCAGCAACCTGGGCTGAAGTCGAGGAAAAGGAGAAGCAAACAGGGAAGCAGTTCCACCATTCAGGAGTGATTCCTGTGACTAAAGACAGCTTTCAAATCGCCACGCTCACCTGCTCCACTAAACTCACTCAGAACG TGGATTTACTCGGCCTCTTGAACTGGAGGTCTAACCCTGAAGCTCTGGAACAGAATCTGCAGAGGCTAATGGAGGTCGAAGGAGGGGAGATCGTCAAA TTTCTCCAGGACACTCTGGATGCCCTGTTCAACATCATGATGGAGACCTCAGAGAAGGAAACCTATGATACCCTGGTGTTCAATGCTTTG GTATTTATAATCACACTCATTGGCGACATCAAATTCCAGCACTTCAACCCAGTCCTGGAAACGTACATCAACAAGCACTTCAGTGCCACTTTGGCTTACAT GAAGCTAACCAGGGTCCTCAACTACTATGTGGGCCACGCAGAGGAGCCCGTCCTGAATGAGAGGCTCTATGCAGCACTCAAAGCTCTCAAATACCTGTTCAGGTTTATCGTACAGTCCCGGGTCCTCTATCTCAG ATTCTATGGGAACAGTGAAGATGGGGACGCATTCTTCAACTCCATTCGCACTCTATTCCTTTCTTTCAACACGCTCATGGACAGACCGCTGGATGAGGGAGTGAAGATTAAG GGAGCGATATTGAAATACCTCCCCAGCATCATTAATGACATCCAGACTGTGTTTGATCCCGTGGAGCTCAG cGTTCTCTTAGCAAAGTTCATTGAGAGCATTCCTGACTCTCAGCTCGTGCGTCAGAAGCTGGGCTGCATGTGTAAAATGGTGGAGAGTGACCTTTTCAGACAGCCAG ACAGTCGAGACGTGCTGCTGCCACTTGTTACTGACCAGCTGAGTGGGCAGCTGGATGACCACTCGTGTAAACCTGACCATGAGGCCTGCGTTCACCTCCTCAGCACCGTGTTGGACAACCTTGACCACAAGGACGTG GGTCCCACCCGAGGACACGTTCAGCTGATAATGGAGCGCCTTCTTCGCAGGGTTAATCGCACTGTCATCAGCATGGACAGATCCTCCCTGCTCATT GGTCACTACCTCGCATGCATGACGGCTATCCTGAAGCAAATGGATAACATGCACTACGCCCACCACATCGGCACCTTCAAGACCAGACAGGACATCATT GACTTCCTCATGGAGACATTCATCATGTTTAAGGACCTCATGGGAAACGTCTTCCCCGCAGACTGGATGATCATGAACCTGGTGCAGATGCAGGTCTTCCTCAGGGCCATCAACCAGTACTCAGACGTCCTCAACATGTACTTCTTAGACCAGGCACACTTTGAACTGCAG CTGTGGAATAACTACTTTCATTTGACGGTGGCGTTCCTCACCCACACGACACTGCAGCTGGAATCGTTCTCTCAAGAGAAACGAAATAAGATACTGAACAA ATATGGAGACATGAGGAAGACTATTGGATTCAAGATCAGAGACATGTGGTACAATCTGG GCCCACACAAAATGAAGTTCATCCCGGCCATGGTCGGCCCCATTCTGGAGGTCACACTGGTGCCCGAGCCCGAGCTGAGGAAAGCCACCATCCCAATCTTTTTCGATATGATGCAGTGCGAGCATAACTTCAGCCCCGGTCGCACCTTTGAAACT TTTGAGAACGAACTGATAACAAAATTGGATCAAGAGGTAGAAGGCGGCCGAGGGGATGAGCAGTACAAAGTCCTTCTGGAGAAAAC TTTGCTGGAGCACTGCAGACGCCACAGATACCTGTCTCAGTCAGGAGAGGAGCTGGCTCTGCTGCTGAGCAGTCTGCTGAAGAATCTCCTGGCGTACCGCACCATCACACATGATGAAAGTCCTGAGCATCGCATGAGCTGCACCGTCAACGTGCTG AATTTctataaagagaaaaaaagggaggacATTTACATCCG GTACTTGTACAAGCTGCGAGATTTGCATCTGGACTGTGAGAACTACACGGAGGCTGCCTACACCCTGCTGCTACATGCTGAATTACTGGAG TGGTCTGACAAACCCTGTGCACCTCATCTCATACCCAGAGATGGGGGGCATGTGTGGACCCAACAAGAGCTGAAAGAGAGGCTCTTCCAGGAGATCATTTGCTACTTGGACAAGGGCAAA ATGTGGGAGAAAGCCATCGAGCTGGGGAAACAGCTCGCCAAGATGCACGAGAGCCACATGTTTGACTTCATGGAGCTGAGCCAGCTGCTA aaaaaacaagCCAAGTTTTATGAACATATCATGCATGCAATGAGGCCACAGCCGGAGTACTTTGCTGTAGGTTATTACGGCCTTGGATTCCCCTCGTTCCTCAGG AACAAGATGTTCATCTATCGAGGCAAAGAGTACGAGTGGCTTGAAGACTTCACCTTAAAGCTGCTCTCTCAGTTCCCGAATGCATCACGGATGACCAGCACAGCGCCCCCTGGAGACAACATCAGCAACTCCACTGGACAGT ACATCCAGAGCTTTACAGTCAAGCCTGTTCTCACCGTGCCGCAGCAGTTTAAAGACAAGGGGGTTCCAGAGCAGATATTAAA ctaTTACAGAACCAATGAAGTGGACCAGTTCCAGTATTCCCGGCCCTTCAGGAAAGGTGAAAAGGACCCAGACAATGAATTTGCA ACCATGTGGATCGAGAGAACAACATACATCACAGCGTATCACTTTCCCGGGATTCTGAAATGGTTTGAAGTCAAATCTGTTTCTGTG AAGGAGATCAGTCCTTTGGAGAACGCTGTCGAGACGATGGAGATGGCCAATGAAAAGCTGAGTAACCTTGTGCAGCAGCAAGCCAATGACAGCTCCCTGTCCATCAACCCACTGTCCATGATGCTTAGCGGCATCGTTGACCCTGCTGTCATGGGCGGCTTCTCCAACTACGAGAAG GCATTCTTTACAGACACCTACATCCAAGAGCACCCAGAGGACCATGAGCGCATAGAAGTCCTTAAACAGCTCATCGCCCTGCAG ATCCCTCTCTTGGCAGATGGGATTCGCATCCACGGGGAGAAGACGACGGAGCAGCTGAAGCCCTTACACAACCGTATGGTCACCTGTTTCCAAGACCTGCGGGAGAAAGTGGAGAAGCATTATGGCGTCATAACCTTG CCCTGCTCTCtcactgagaagaagaagagtcgCGTGGGCTCCGTCGTGATGCCCTACATCCTGTCCTCCACCCTGCGTCGCATGTCCACCGTCTCAACCCTCTCAAATGCCTCCTCGGGCCTCTCCAGCGGCTCTGCGTCCTCAGACGGACCCTCCTGCATTTCCTCCCACGA